A region from the Sinorhizobium alkalisoli genome encodes:
- a CDS encoding sensor histidine kinase gives MAPAPNGENRPEPEALLAEAEKEGRGRLKIFLGAAPGVGKTYAMLQAARKRAAEGVDVLVGIVETHGRQETERLLRNMTVLPRRPHLYRGRILHEMDLDALIERRPQLALIDELAHTNVPDSRHEKRWQDVEDVLAAGLDVYTTLNIQHLESLNDIVARVSGVRVRETLPDKVLELADEIELIDLPPEELIERLRQGKVYLHGQIARAIENFFSKGNLTALRELAMRVAADRVDAQMIAHMKTHAISGPWPTQDRIMVCINESPVAKSLVRAAKRMADRARAPWLAVNIISSSSETLEDEAKDRIAEGLRLAETLGAEVASINAEANIAEEILEFARSRNVNRILVGRPRPRGLLASFTRETVAETLIRQGEDFEITLIAPDQEEARRTAIRAGRVRVERDPKAYLAATGIVALATATAFAIERVLPVASLSLVFLTGVLITATRLGLWPSLYAATVSFFTYNFFFTEPSHTFVMHRQDDILTLVLFYATSVLAGNLAARLRNQVNAQRAIAKRTANLYEFSRKLASAASFDDVIWTAVSNVGAILRCQAIALTPGAAGRLEIGGAFPPLDELDVRNYGAAHWAFEHGEPAGWTTATLPSSDWLFLPLKTAQGTHGVLGITFEERRSLTPNDLRILDALTDQVAIAVERTRLVSDLQDSRILAETERLRSALLSSVSHDLRTPLVSIIGSASSLIEADDALGSNGRRQLAETIKEEGDRLNRYVQNLLDMTRLGYGALKLNRQPSEARELVGAAAHQLGSALRSHVLVLDVADDLPAVDVDPILMQQVFANVLDNAAKYAPSGSTITVTGSTGKNALAIVVSDEGPGIPPADRERVFDMFYRVRAADGQRAGTGLGLAICKGIIDAHGGSIRAESARADGTGTRIEIRLPLADTRADA, from the coding sequence CGCGGCCGCATCCTCCACGAGATGGACCTGGACGCCCTGATTGAGCGCCGGCCGCAACTGGCGTTGATCGACGAGCTTGCCCACACCAACGTGCCTGATAGTCGGCACGAAAAGCGCTGGCAGGATGTGGAGGACGTGCTCGCCGCCGGCCTCGACGTCTATACCACGCTCAACATCCAGCATCTGGAAAGCCTCAACGACATTGTCGCGCGCGTCTCCGGCGTGCGCGTGCGCGAGACCTTGCCCGACAAGGTCCTGGAACTTGCCGACGAGATCGAGCTGATCGACCTTCCCCCGGAAGAGCTGATCGAGCGCCTGCGCCAGGGCAAGGTTTATCTGCATGGTCAGATCGCCCGCGCCATCGAGAATTTCTTCTCCAAGGGCAATCTGACGGCACTACGGGAACTGGCCATGCGCGTGGCGGCCGACCGGGTGGACGCCCAGATGATCGCGCACATGAAGACGCACGCGATCAGTGGTCCTTGGCCGACGCAGGATCGCATCATGGTGTGCATCAACGAGTCCCCCGTGGCGAAGTCGCTTGTGCGCGCCGCAAAACGCATGGCCGACCGTGCCCGCGCACCATGGCTTGCTGTCAATATCATTTCCTCATCCAGCGAAACCCTCGAAGACGAAGCCAAGGACCGGATCGCCGAAGGCCTGCGGCTTGCCGAGACGCTCGGCGCGGAGGTCGCCAGCATCAATGCCGAGGCCAATATCGCCGAGGAGATTCTGGAGTTCGCAAGATCCCGCAACGTCAATCGAATCCTTGTCGGTCGTCCCCGCCCGCGTGGGCTCCTTGCGTCCTTCACACGAGAGACGGTGGCCGAAACGCTGATCCGCCAGGGAGAGGACTTCGAAATCACCCTGATTGCCCCCGATCAGGAGGAGGCCCGTCGAACGGCCATCCGTGCCGGCCGCGTCCGGGTCGAGCGCGACCCGAAGGCCTATCTTGCCGCAACGGGCATTGTCGCTCTTGCCACCGCAACCGCCTTCGCGATCGAGCGCGTCCTGCCGGTCGCCAGCCTGTCGCTCGTGTTCCTGACCGGCGTTCTCATCACCGCGACCCGCCTGGGGCTTTGGCCGTCGCTCTATGCGGCGACCGTCAGCTTCTTCACCTATAACTTCTTCTTCACCGAGCCTTCCCACACCTTCGTCATGCACCGGCAGGACGATATCCTGACGCTGGTGCTCTTCTATGCGACCTCTGTCCTGGCGGGGAATTTGGCTGCACGGCTGCGCAATCAGGTGAACGCCCAAAGGGCGATCGCGAAGCGTACAGCAAACCTTTACGAGTTCAGCCGCAAACTCGCGAGCGCAGCCTCCTTCGATGATGTCATCTGGACTGCCGTCAGCAATGTCGGAGCGATCCTCAGATGCCAGGCAATTGCGCTCACACCGGGTGCGGCCGGGCGGCTGGAGATCGGCGGCGCCTTTCCGCCGCTCGATGAACTCGACGTGCGCAACTACGGCGCAGCCCATTGGGCCTTCGAGCATGGGGAACCTGCCGGTTGGACAACCGCCACGCTTCCCTCCTCGGACTGGCTATTTCTGCCGCTCAAGACGGCGCAAGGAACCCATGGGGTTCTCGGCATCACCTTCGAGGAGCGGCGGTCGTTGACACCGAACGACTTGCGCATTCTCGATGCCCTGACCGATCAGGTGGCGATCGCCGTCGAGCGCACGCGGCTGGTCTCGGACCTTCAGGACTCCCGTATCCTCGCGGAAACCGAGCGGCTGCGTTCGGCGCTGCTCTCCTCGGTGAGCCACGACCTGCGCACGCCGCTCGTCTCGATCATCGGCTCGGCAAGCTCGCTGATCGAGGCGGACGATGCGCTGGGCAGCAACGGCCGGCGACAGCTTGCCGAGACGATCAAGGAAGAGGGCGATCGGCTCAACCGATACGTCCAGAACCTCCTCGACATGACGCGGTTGGGGTATGGGGCATTGAAACTCAATCGGCAGCCGAGCGAGGCGCGCGAACTGGTTGGGGCGGCAGCACACCAGCTCGGATCGGCCCTCAGAAGCCATGTATTGGTCCTTGACGTCGCTGACGATCTGCCGGCAGTGGATGTCGACCCGATCCTGATGCAGCAGGTATTTGCCAACGTGCTCGACAATGCCGCCAAATACGCCCCCTCCGGCTCCACCATCACCGTCACCGGTTCGACCGGCAAAAACGCCTTGGCAATTGTCGTGAGCGACGAAGGACCGGGCATTCCGCCCGCAGACCGCGAGCGCGTCTTCGACATGTTCTATCGCGTGCGAGCGGCGGATGGACAGCGGGCCGGGACGGGCCTCGGCCTTGCCATCTGCAAGGGCATCATTGACGCGCATGGCGGCAGCATCCGCGCCGAGTCGGCCAGGGCGGACGGTACCGGCACGCGAATCGAGATCCGGCTGCCGCTCGCCGACACCAGGGCCGATGCATGA
- a CDS encoding response regulator gives MSALARILVVDDESQIRRFLRVALEAHAYAVAEAATGLEAVQMAATEEPDLIVLDLGLPDMDGKDVIARVREWSQTPILVLSVRQEEAEKVEALDAGAQDYVVKPFGIKELLARIRSLLRDRSATDNALSKAVVEIGDLHIDIAAHEVRKDGKPLRLTRKEFEVLWTLARHAGRIVTHRTLLHEVWGKAHEHDTQYLRVFIRQLRQKLGDDPACPRYIMNDPGVGYRMLDSAD, from the coding sequence ATGAGCGCGCTTGCCCGCATCCTCGTCGTGGACGACGAAAGTCAGATCCGGCGCTTCCTGCGCGTCGCCCTTGAGGCACACGCCTACGCGGTCGCCGAGGCCGCCACGGGCCTGGAAGCCGTGCAAATGGCAGCGACGGAGGAACCGGACCTCATCGTGCTCGATCTCGGGCTTCCGGACATGGACGGCAAGGATGTTATCGCGCGGGTGCGCGAGTGGTCGCAGACTCCGATCCTGGTGCTTTCCGTCCGACAGGAGGAGGCTGAGAAGGTCGAGGCGCTCGACGCGGGCGCCCAGGACTACGTCGTCAAACCCTTCGGCATCAAGGAGCTGCTCGCCCGCATCCGCAGCCTGCTGCGCGACAGGTCGGCGACGGACAATGCCTTGAGCAAGGCTGTCGTGGAGATCGGCGATCTGCATATCGACATCGCCGCGCACGAGGTTCGCAAGGACGGAAAGCCGCTGAGGCTGACGCGCAAGGAATTCGAGGTCCTATGGACGCTCGCGCGCCACGCCGGCCGCATCGTCACCCACCGGACACTTCTGCACGAGGTCTGGGGCAAGGCGCATGAGCATGACACGCAATATCTAAGGGTGTTCATCCGACAGCTTCGCCAGAAGCTCGGCGATGACCCGGCATGCCCGCGCTACATCATGAATGATCCCGGCGTCGGCTACCGGATGCTGGACTCGGCTGACTGA
- a CDS encoding LysR substrate-binding domain-containing protein codes for MIHATRSWDVAPEIIVPVCGPQYLERHGCLEDASRLAQPTFLHLTDHQKDQWKPFLGASYPEISSGGTSNQFSDYAVILQAASQGKGVGLGWISVIANALRQGVLTRASVVQVDTGRIHRLITPRNRVLPSPTRKICEWLQSRMATDSDLLEIRTGASMQGRAHDRGIAQTLLASKE; via the coding sequence ATGATCCACGCTACGAGATCTTGGGACGTCGCTCCGGAGATCATCGTACCGGTCTGCGGTCCTCAATATCTCGAACGTCATGGCTGTCTGGAGGACGCCTCAAGACTGGCGCAGCCGACTTTCCTGCACCTGACTGATCACCAGAAAGACCAGTGGAAGCCATTTCTCGGAGCCAGCTATCCCGAGATCTCCTCAGGCGGGACATCGAACCAGTTTTCGGACTATGCAGTCATCTTGCAGGCGGCCAGTCAGGGCAAGGGCGTAGGCTTGGGTTGGATCAGCGTGATCGCCAATGCTCTGAGGCAGGGCGTATTAACTCGGGCCTCGGTGGTGCAGGTCGACACCGGCCGCATTCACCGACTGATCACTCCCAGGAACAGGGTCCTTCCGTCGCCAACTCGCAAAATCTGTGAATGGCTGCAGTCGAGGATGGCGACCGATTCGGATCTCTTGGAGATCCGAACAGGCGCTTCAATGCAGGGCCGAGCCCATGACCGGGGCATTGCGCAGACTTTGCTCGCCTCTAAAGAGTAG
- a CDS encoding ROK family protein, with protein sequence MIHAVELAIPRLLADAGRAEKDIMGIGVSIPGEVDPQKGICLQSPRFGWRDLHFAEMLAERVHAPVWIDDDVNAFAIAQKLFGAGRNHRNFAALAIGTGIGCSLVLNGDIYHGSNSSAGKLGHITSTTGGALCECGRRGCLMVHAAEPAMLDEYQRRRGTPISRATFVDAVEAGDETALAIVGGEAVSSAMRCSRRCGRRWKGLSPSPSLSC encoded by the coding sequence ATGATACATGCGGTCGAACTGGCGATCCCTCGTCTGCTGGCGGACGCCGGCCGGGCCGAGAAGGACATTATGGGGATTGGTGTTTCGATACCCGGCGAGGTCGATCCGCAAAAGGGCATATGTCTCCAGAGCCCGCGGTTCGGCTGGCGCGACCTCCACTTCGCCGAGATGCTGGCCGAGCGTGTGCATGCGCCAGTGTGGATCGACGACGACGTGAATGCCTTCGCGATCGCGCAGAAACTGTTCGGCGCCGGCCGCAACCACCGTAATTTCGCGGCGCTCGCCATCGGAACCGGCATCGGCTGCTCGCTCGTGTTGAACGGGGATATCTACCACGGCAGCAACAGCAGCGCCGGGAAGCTCGGCCATATCACCTCGACCACTGGCGGAGCGCTTTGCGAATGCGGCCGGCGCGGCTGCCTCATGGTCCATGCCGCCGAGCCCGCCATGCTGGACGAGTACCAGCGCCGGCGGGGAACGCCGATTTCACGCGCGACCTTCGTCGATGCCGTCGAGGCGGGTGACGAGACGGCGCTCGCCATCGTCGGCGGGGAGGCCGTCAGTTCGGCGATGCGCTGCTCACGCCGCTGCGGACGGCGATGGAAGGGTCTGTCTCCTTCTCCAAGCCTGAGCTGCTGA
- a CDS encoding YceI family protein: protein MIKLACTYIASVLVATALSIGPARARTYDIDIVHSNIVFFIDHLGFSRVVGVARDFGGNFEFDPAKPEASSLDVTVKVESISTNNKQRDSDIQGADWFNAAEFPDITFVGKAYERTGEKTGKVAGDLTIAGITQPATLDVTFNKEGENPWDKSQVVGFSAETTVKRSDFGLKTALGMIGDDVKLYIEIEGRGR from the coding sequence ATGATCAAGCTTGCATGCACCTATATCGCGTCGGTTCTCGTTGCGACCGCGCTATCGATCGGTCCGGCCCGGGCGCGAACTTACGATATCGACATTGTTCACTCCAATATCGTGTTTTTCATCGACCATCTGGGTTTTTCGCGCGTGGTCGGGGTCGCGCGGGATTTCGGAGGGAACTTCGAATTTGATCCCGCCAAGCCGGAAGCGAGTTCACTCGATGTGACGGTCAAGGTCGAGAGCATCTCCACCAACAACAAACAACGCGACAGCGATATCCAGGGCGCCGATTGGTTCAATGCGGCCGAGTTTCCGGACATCACCTTCGTTGGAAAGGCGTACGAGCGGACCGGGGAGAAGACCGGCAAGGTTGCTGGCGATCTCACGATCGCCGGAATCACCCAGCCAGCCACCCTCGACGTCACCTTCAACAAAGAGGGCGAAAACCCCTGGGACAAAAGCCAGGTCGTCGGCTTCAGTGCCGAAACCACCGTCAAGCGAAGTGACTTCGGCTTGAAGACCGCACTCGGTATGATCGGTGATGATGTGAAACTCTATATCGAGATCGAAGGCAGGGGCCGCTGA
- the fghA gene encoding S-formylglutathione hydrolase, protein MKIISQTTAFGGMQGVFAHESTACNGEMTFAVYVPPQATREPRPVLWYLSGLTCTHANVMEKGEYRRMAAELGLIVVCPDTSPRGADVADELTNWQMGKGAGFYLDATEAPWAEHYRMYSYITEELPALVREHFRVDMDRQGIFGHSMGGHGAMTIALRNPERLRSCSAFAPIVAPSSADWSVGAFEKYLGADKAAWRKYDACALVEDGARFPEFLIDQGKADGFLDNGLRPGLFEAAVKDTGIGLTLRMHERYDHSYYFISTFMDDHLRWHADRLG, encoded by the coding sequence ATGAAAATCATCTCGCAGACCACCGCCTTTGGCGGCATGCAGGGCGTCTTCGCCCACGAATCCACGGCCTGCAACGGAGAAATGACCTTCGCCGTCTATGTGCCGCCGCAGGCGACGCGGGAACCGCGCCCGGTGCTCTGGTATCTCTCCGGCCTCACCTGCACCCACGCGAACGTCATGGAAAAGGGCGAATACCGCCGCATGGCCGCCGAGCTCGGCCTGATCGTCGTCTGCCCGGACACCAGCCCGCGCGGAGCGGACGTGGCGGACGAGCTGACGAACTGGCAGATGGGCAAGGGCGCCGGCTTCTACCTGGACGCGACGGAGGCGCCGTGGGCCGAACACTATCGGATGTACAGCTACATCACCGAGGAACTGCCGGCGCTTGTCCGCGAGCATTTCCGCGTCGACATGGACCGGCAGGGCATCTTCGGCCATTCGATGGGCGGCCACGGCGCCATGACGATCGCACTCAGGAACCCCGAGCGCCTCCGGAGCTGCTCGGCCTTTGCGCCGATCGTCGCCCCCTCTTCCGCCGACTGGTCCGTCGGCGCCTTCGAGAAGTATCTCGGCGCCGACAAGGCCGCCTGGCGAAAATACGACGCCTGCGCGCTCGTCGAGGATGGCGCCCGCTTTCCGGAATTCCTGATCGACCAGGGCAAGGCGGATGGCTTCCTCGACAACGGTCTGAGGCCGGGGCTGTTCGAAGCGGCGGTGAAGGACACCGGCATTGGCCTGACGCTTCGCATGCACGAGCGCTACGACCATTCCTACTATTTCATCTCGACCTTCATGGACGATCACCTGAGGTGGCACGCCGACAGGCTCGGCTGA
- a CDS encoding ABC transporter substrate-binding protein, with protein MTIVKLAGGAQGFNWLPVFVAEEQGLFEKYGLKVEYLRLGSVDKATTAVAEGAADLAITPPEGAVSSYIKGGDLRIVASNSNRLPMSLVAHPSIGSIAALKGKKIGTSSLTEGTAIYTQLLLSRDGLKYPGDYEFALAGVHTKRWEALQAGDIDCAPQPAPWNFLAEAAGYNLIGEVNDAIPEIVFAALIARTDWLEANGETMCKLLKALVEAYRITNDPAKESITLPIFQRVTVPDDAWLALRGLRYMRDMGMWPNGLAIPEKALETTIDLMIRAGLLDEDHRRSATGVFDMSYLAKALA; from the coding sequence ATGACTATCGTTAAGTTGGCGGGTGGCGCACAGGGCTTCAACTGGCTTCCCGTATTCGTCGCCGAAGAGCAGGGCCTGTTCGAGAAATACGGGCTGAAGGTTGAATATCTGCGTCTCGGCAGCGTCGACAAGGCGACGACCGCCGTAGCCGAAGGGGCGGCGGATCTGGCGATCACGCCGCCGGAAGGGGCGGTCTCGAGCTACATCAAGGGCGGTGACCTGCGCATCGTCGCGTCGAACTCGAACCGCCTGCCGATGTCGCTCGTCGCGCATCCGTCGATCGGATCGATCGCCGCGCTCAAGGGTAAGAAAATCGGCACCTCGTCGCTGACCGAGGGAACGGCGATCTACACGCAGCTGCTGCTTTCCCGCGACGGGCTGAAATATCCGGGCGACTACGAATTCGCGCTTGCCGGCGTGCACACCAAGCGGTGGGAGGCGCTCCAGGCGGGAGATATCGATTGCGCCCCGCAGCCGGCTCCCTGGAACTTCCTGGCAGAAGCCGCGGGTTACAACCTCATCGGCGAGGTCAATGACGCCATTCCGGAAATCGTATTTGCGGCGCTCATTGCCAGAACAGATTGGCTCGAAGCCAATGGTGAGACGATGTGCAAGCTCCTGAAGGCGCTTGTCGAGGCATACCGGATCACCAACGATCCCGCCAAGGAGAGCATCACACTGCCGATCTTCCAGCGCGTTACCGTGCCGGATGATGCCTGGCTCGCACTCCGCGGCCTGCGCTATATGCGCGATATGGGCATGTGGCCGAATGGGCTCGCCATCCCCGAGAAGGCACTTGAGACCACGATCGACCTGATGATCCGGGCGGGGCTGCTGGACGAAGACCATCGCAGGTCGGCGACCGGCGTCTTCGATATGTCCTATCTCGCCAAGGCGCTTGCCTGA
- a CDS encoding amidohydrolase family protein — MTLIIDCHGHFTTEPQKHHDFRKAQVAFAEGRVRERPAYPGISDEELYAIIEANQLKLQKERGSDLTIISPRASGMGHHIDNVEIAGEWARISNDNVKRIVDLFPENFAGVCQLPQTVDGDLRAVIAELERCVAQGFVGCNLNPDPSGGRWSAPPIYDEWWDPLWEAMVGLDVPAMIHVSGSCERCLHTTGAHYINADTAVFMQLIQGDLFERHPRLRLIIPHGGGAAPYHWGRYRGLSIMLEKPPLTEHLMNNLFFDTCVYHQAGIDTLFRVVDKKNILFGAELLGAVKAVDPETGHSFDDTKRYIDALGFSAEDRHAIFEGNARRAYPLLDKRLKAQNR; from the coding sequence ATGACCCTGATTATCGACTGCCACGGCCACTTCACCACCGAACCGCAGAAACACCATGACTTCCGCAAGGCGCAGGTCGCCTTTGCGGAAGGCAGGGTCAGGGAGAGGCCGGCCTATCCCGGCATTTCCGACGAGGAGTTGTACGCGATCATCGAGGCCAACCAGCTGAAGCTTCAGAAGGAGCGCGGCTCGGATCTGACGATCATCAGTCCACGGGCCTCGGGGATGGGGCATCACATCGACAATGTGGAGATCGCCGGTGAATGGGCGCGAATCTCGAACGACAACGTCAAGCGCATCGTCGACCTGTTCCCGGAGAATTTCGCCGGCGTGTGTCAACTGCCGCAAACCGTCGACGGGGATCTGCGGGCCGTGATCGCCGAACTCGAGCGTTGCGTCGCTCAAGGCTTCGTCGGCTGCAATCTCAATCCGGATCCGTCCGGCGGACGCTGGAGTGCTCCGCCGATCTATGACGAATGGTGGGATCCGCTCTGGGAGGCGATGGTTGGGCTCGACGTTCCGGCGATGATCCACGTATCGGGCTCGTGCGAGCGCTGTCTGCACACGACCGGCGCCCACTACATCAATGCCGACACCGCCGTATTCATGCAGCTCATCCAGGGCGATCTCTTCGAACGGCATCCCAGGCTGCGGCTGATCATACCACACGGCGGCGGCGCTGCCCCCTATCATTGGGGACGCTATCGGGGTCTGTCGATCATGCTCGAAAAACCGCCGCTTACCGAGCACCTGATGAACAACCTGTTCTTCGACACCTGCGTCTATCATCAGGCCGGCATCGACACGCTCTTCCGCGTGGTGGACAAGAAGAACATCCTGTTCGGCGCGGAACTGCTCGGCGCCGTGAAGGCTGTGGACCCGGAAACGGGGCACAGCTTCGATGACACCAAGCGCTATATCGATGCGCTCGGCTTCAGCGCCGAGGACAGGCACGCGATCTTCGAAGGCAATGCGCGCCGCGCCTACCCCCTGCTCGACAAGAGACTCAAGGCGCAGAACCGCTAG
- a CDS encoding cytochrome P450, whose translation MASDASALTGANLYNDPYPVYARLRREAPVAFFAGTNEYFVTRYEDCRTVGANDRVFGPSGAPDRPEARVMGMPNVLTMSGEEHACLREGIDLNLTQERVRSYVDRLTRPVVQRFIDEIRPKGAANLTTELFEPISVRCIGDVIGLTETSNDNLVEWFHAMALGLQNVSNDQAVWDRLDAALADIDNQLGALYDAALSKPNHTLMSHVMHGGMPEGKARSLKEISPTMRVIILGGLQEPGHAAANACAGLLSNPEQAKVMAEDPSAHALKAFDEGLRWIAPIGVTPRVAAQDFEIASTVIPAGSSVAIVMGSANRDEARFENADQFDMLRKKKQHVSFGFRPHFCSGHFLSRAMGEIALEEAFRQLPNLRLDPEQEVKAKGWRFRGVNVLPAKWDA comes from the coding sequence ATGGCAAGTGATGCGTCTGCCCTGACAGGGGCGAACCTGTACAATGATCCCTACCCGGTTTACGCGCGACTGCGCCGCGAGGCCCCGGTCGCGTTCTTCGCGGGGACCAACGAGTATTTCGTTACACGGTATGAGGATTGCCGCACGGTCGGCGCGAACGACAGGGTGTTCGGACCGTCGGGCGCTCCGGATCGGCCGGAGGCGCGCGTCATGGGCATGCCCAATGTCCTGACCATGTCGGGGGAGGAGCATGCCTGCCTGCGCGAGGGCATCGACCTCAACCTGACGCAGGAGCGCGTGCGCTCCTATGTCGACCGCCTGACCCGACCGGTGGTGCAGCGGTTTATCGATGAGATCAGACCGAAGGGCGCGGCAAATCTGACGACCGAGCTTTTCGAGCCGATCTCGGTGCGCTGTATCGGCGACGTGATCGGCCTGACGGAAACCTCGAACGACAATCTGGTCGAGTGGTTCCACGCGATGGCGCTGGGTCTCCAGAATGTTTCCAACGACCAGGCGGTCTGGGACCGGCTCGACGCCGCTCTCGCCGATATCGACAACCAGCTGGGCGCACTTTATGACGCAGCGCTTTCGAAGCCCAACCACACGCTGATGAGCCACGTCATGCATGGCGGCATGCCCGAGGGCAAGGCGCGCAGCCTTAAGGAGATTTCGCCGACCATGCGCGTCATCATCCTGGGCGGCCTGCAGGAACCTGGCCATGCGGCCGCAAACGCCTGCGCCGGGTTACTGTCGAACCCGGAACAGGCGAAGGTCATGGCGGAAGATCCGTCGGCTCACGCGCTGAAGGCTTTCGACGAGGGGCTGCGCTGGATCGCGCCGATCGGGGTGACGCCCCGTGTGGCCGCGCAGGATTTCGAGATCGCCAGCACCGTCATCCCGGCGGGGTCCTCCGTAGCCATCGTCATGGGGTCCGCAAACCGCGACGAAGCGCGCTTCGAGAATGCGGATCAGTTCGACATGTTGCGCAAGAAGAAGCAGCACGTCTCCTTCGGCTTCCGTCCGCATTTCTGTTCGGGGCATTTCCTGTCGCGCGCCATGGGCGAGATCGCGCTCGAAGAGGCGTTCAGGCAATTGCCGAACCTGCGCCTTGACCCCGAGCAGGAAGTGAAGGCCAAGGGCTGGCGCTTCCGCGGCGTGAACGTGCTGCCGGCAAAGTGGGATGCGTGA
- a CDS encoding alcohol dehydrogenase catalytic domain-containing protein yields the protein MTQTMRAARLHAVGEPMRIDQVERPVASGTDIVVEVKACGMVPNLGNVLANWETWYPQMPLPPRPAIHGLDPSGIVHQVGEQVVSLKPGDRVYINPGRYCGACHACSSGHPQACQHWTLGGYFGYNPKSLEMFKRYPYGGFCEYMLAPQAQVIKIPDNMSFVQGSRMGYLGTSYAALKKCGPLVGRSLIINGATGTLGVGATIFALAMGIGKIYAVARGDELLARLKAIAPDRIETFSNRTGSSAEFVKARTSGVGADLMLDTLGAKAPLESMLDAMKGVRRGGRIVNIGGTAGDLPVDVKWWMDEQMELIGSVWFTAAEAMEIAAMVESKVIDLSIMEPMVWPLEAINEAISGVTKGDGGFTYYAVAI from the coding sequence ATGACGCAGACCATGCGTGCCGCACGGCTACATGCCGTCGGTGAGCCGATGAGAATAGATCAGGTGGAGCGGCCGGTTGCCTCAGGCACCGATATCGTCGTTGAAGTCAAGGCCTGCGGAATGGTGCCAAACCTCGGCAATGTCCTTGCAAATTGGGAGACTTGGTATCCGCAGATGCCATTGCCGCCACGGCCGGCAATCCACGGGCTCGACCCTTCCGGGATCGTTCATCAGGTCGGCGAGCAGGTCGTGTCACTCAAGCCCGGGGACCGCGTCTATATCAATCCGGGGCGTTACTGCGGCGCTTGCCACGCATGCTCGTCGGGCCATCCGCAGGCATGCCAGCATTGGACGCTGGGCGGATATTTCGGCTACAATCCGAAAAGCCTGGAGATGTTCAAGCGATACCCCTATGGCGGGTTCTGCGAATACATGCTGGCGCCGCAGGCACAGGTCATCAAAATTCCCGACAATATGTCGTTTGTGCAGGGATCGCGGATGGGATACCTCGGCACGTCCTATGCGGCCTTGAAGAAATGCGGGCCGCTTGTGGGCCGTTCCCTGATCATCAACGGCGCCACCGGAACGCTCGGCGTGGGCGCGACGATCTTTGCCTTGGCGATGGGCATCGGCAAGATATATGCCGTCGCTCGTGGTGACGAATTGCTTGCCCGCCTGAAAGCTATAGCACCGGATCGGATCGAAACCTTCTCAAACCGGACCGGATCGAGCGCGGAGTTCGTCAAAGCCCGAACCAGCGGCGTCGGTGCTGACCTGATGCTCGACACTCTCGGCGCCAAGGCTCCGCTCGAATCCATGCTCGACGCGATGAAGGGCGTTCGAAGAGGCGGTCGGATCGTCAATATCGGCGGCACGGCCGGCGATTTGCCCGTCGACGTGAAGTGGTGGATGGATGAGCAGATGGAACTGATCGGCTCGGTCTGGTTCACCGCCGCCGAGGCCATGGAGATAGCGGCCATGGTGGAAAGCAAGGTCATCGATCTCTCTATCATGGAGCCGATGGTCTGGCCGCTGGAGGCAATCAACGAAGCGATTTCCGGTGTCACTAAGGGCGACGGCGGATTCACCTATTACGCGGTCGCCATCTAG